The following is a genomic window from Neurospora crassa OR74A linkage group III, whole genome shotgun sequence.
CATTGCTTGCTCCCCGACTGGTCGTAGAACGAGAAGCACCGGCTAGTGCGCCTCGCTTTTCGGCATCCTCTTCACTTACCATCATGGGCGCGCTAGTACTACCGGTGTTAACAGTAGCAGTTGGCCTGGTCTTAAGGCTCGCGGCCGTGGTTTTGAGACCAGAATTGCCGCCAAATCCGCAACGGCCACTGAAATAAACGGACCCAAGGAGCTTTGCCATAAATCCAGGCGAAATTAGCGCCCAAAGATCCTTAGCACACCTGCGCCTTAGCGCAAGCAGCTCGTCTTCAGACGAGGGTGCCGTCAAACTCGAGATCCCTGGCAGGTTGTTGGGGAAGAGTGCGCCTCGCACACTGCGGAGAAGTGGGGGTAGACCTGATGGGTCAAGGATGTACTTGTGGACTGCGTAAGATAGAAGCCTATGATTTAATCGTTATGGTAAGTAAAACGGCTTGTCTGCTAGTTGTTGGCCGGTCCGGTATTCTTTGCCTGAACGGGACATGTGCATTTTTTGCGAttctttgcttctttctGGTGCACATTGTGTGTGTAACACTCGGAAGATATCTCGCTTCTATGCTCTGGGGGACTTTGAAGGGGGAAAGGGGTGTGTGATGGAGGTATGGTGTTTCATTAAATGGGGGGAACAGAACACCCGTGAACAAGAACTGAGTGGGAGCAGTACGGCGGTGTGTATGGTGCGCGCAAACCAGTGTTTATGTCCCTTTTGAGTGTATCCATGCGCGCGCAGCGTTTGATTGAAGGATAACGGGCTCTGGCATGTCTAAGAATGAGAGTAACTGCGAGTACTCCATGACCAGAATTCCCGCTGCCAAGAATAATGTCTCACATCATATGTATGGACCGTGTATCTCATGGTATGGGGGGGAACGAGTCGAAGGCCGTAGATGCTGACGAACCAGGGCAGCTCGTATCAACAAACCACCATGACACCGCCGTGAAGGCCCGAGCTGGGAAACGATCGTAACACCATGTTCGTGAGCTCAACCCCTGGTAGTAACATGATCCGCTGGTCCTAGCCACACATGGAAGCGCGAGGACGAGCTCCTCACTTCCATTGTGACTGCGGGGAACAGGAAGACCAAGGCTCGGTGGGGAGATGCTGACATTGGTGACAAGGTCCATCGGCCATGGGTCGTGAAGAGGGCACTTGGACAAGAACCCTGCTGTTCACCAATTTCGTTCCTTCCCCGAGATCCATGGGAACTGGACCGCCGCACAGTGCAAGAGACAGTGAGGGCCCAAGTTTGGGGTGAACGGTAGGCTTGCGAGCACGAGGAGGGGTGGTCGAAAAGCAAGCTCTCCGTGCCAAAGCACCGTGGTGCCCAGCGTGCCGTAAAAAGCGCTCAGGCGCGATACACCTTGCGGAATATCGCAGATATCTGATCAGCAGATCCTCCATCGTGGATTCTGAGTCGCAGATTGCGCGCCAATCGAGCAGTCCAGAAGAAGGATGGATTGGCAGTAAGATGCCGAGACGAGATGACCAGTCATGGGGACGGCTGTTTTGTTCGAATTACCGAGATATCCAAGACTTCAAGGCCGGGGACAAAGACAAGTCCATCCAGAAAAGGGCAAGTTCCATCTGAATGTCGGAGCGTATGGCAGAATGTCGCTGTATGATTGCGCCTGGCGACGGACACGGCCAACGGTGGGGTGTGGTATGAAGCGGAATTCTGGCGGAAAGTGATCTCGATGCCGGATGCTTCTGGTAGTCTGTCTCCTGAACCTGGATGATGAGAATGGGCCGAGGAGGGGTGTCGGATCCTTGTCAATAATCCCATCCGGCGCGTAAACAAGGCTCGTCGATGGTCCGTCTAGTAAGCCCCACGAAGCCCATGGTGCAATGGGACATGGCCAAGGCCACATCCCACCATGATTGGCTGGCTGCAGTTGGACGTTCCGAATGCATGTATCGTGGGATTGGAACACTTGGGGTCTGGTGGTCGCCGATTCGGCCGCAGGGCCTTTTAGGGGTGTGTTCCACAACACCCGCCTTTACCCAAATGCCTTGTAGcagcttggccttggcaGATGCATCGCGCCCGCTGACCTCGTCTCTGTGGCCCAAGCTCCGGCACTCAATCAATATGCCTTGGTTGGCCGCTCCTTACAGTTCTTGTGATGGTTGCCAGTCTCTTGCGTGCACTTGCACCAGCTTCGATATGGGTGGGTACGTCTCCAGATCCAGTGACTTGACAATCATGCGGTGCAACAGTTGAATGTGCAGAATGGAGTaggaaagagagggaaaaggacaaggaaagaagaggctGACCTACCTGTCAATGCTCCCGTCAACACCACCCAGCCTTCCTGGGCTTCTCATCATGATCCACTGCAACATGGCCACTGTGCCGCTGAGCCACGGCATCCGGCCGTCCATCTCGATCAAGTTGGATATTGCTGACCAGCATCTGAATGCCAAAACGGGTGTCCTGAAGCTTTCCGACTCAACATCGGACGAACCGGCATGCTTTTCGAGGTCCACTCGAGTCGTATGGTGAGCCGCCACTTTCTCGTATGCGGTCGTGCTGCGCGATGAACGAGGTGGTAGGGAGTGGGAGGTGATCAAGATAGTGATAGCCACCCTCACAAACGATATCGTGAGGAGGATCCAATGAACGATGGTCCAGAACAGTGCCTGGATCGATTGGACCGACGACGAAGTGCGGGCCTGTAGCGGTACTTTACTCTTCCTTCGGGGCAGAGGCTCATCTTCGGCAGATCTGCGCCGTGTGATAACGCTGGACGCTATTGAGAAACATTCCCAGATGAACCAAGGCTCTGACAGCTTGTTGGCCAGAATATTCCCGATTATCAGCTCCGATAATATCTGGCCAACCAGGGCCACAAGACAGTTGTTCTGGAGATCCTCAGTGGGCAAGAGTACGGCAAGAACAGCATGAACCAGCAGCTGACGAAACGCCGCCTCATTTTCGGCTTGCTCAGCTACGCTCTCCGGGCTTCCTGAGCACGGGACGGGAGACAGAGCGGGCAGGGGGCACAGAGCGTGATAGATCTCGCGCGCATTCGTCTGAAGGGGAGACTGCGTGATGGGATTGTGAGCTGCTCGATAGGCTGATCGGACGGAACATGTTAGCAGCGAACCCGGAATTCATTGGTGGAGCTACAACAGACCAGTGACATGCCTGTCGAGAAGATCGGGCAGCTCGTCTAGGAGCAAGCTCTCGAGGTCGACATTGCGAAGGCGCTGCTCAAGCGCTCTAGTGACATGGGCAATAAGCTGGACAATCTCGGCGACAAACGAGTCGTCGGGGGTGATCTTGTTGTACCAGTTCTGGACATATTCCCGGAGGATGATGGCAATTAGTGCGTACAGCTGCAGGTCGACATCGTTCCGACTGGTCAGAGGCGGCAGCACATCCTCAATCGATACCGGCGGGGTCTTGCCCTTGTCCTGGTGTTGAGGACACAAGATGCGCCTGATCAGATAAACGGTGGCCTTGTCAGAAAGGGGGTCTGTCCGCTGCGCGTTGGACTGGGGCGACGGCGATCCCCGTTTGGTCCGTGACCTGGTGCCGGCCTTCAGGTTGTTTGTCGACGAAGATGGTTCTGAGCTCGTCCTGGGCGACTTTGGTCGTGGGGTTGAGAGACGAGTGGGAGCGGGGCCCTGACTCTGTGCAGTGACAGGGACCGCAGGGGACGCAGAGGGCGCAGAGGGCGCAGAGGGCGCAGAGAAAgtgggagcagcagcagcagcagcagcagtcgaGGCAGTTGTCATGACGGGCCAACTAGCGGTGTCCAAGCATTGTGCCCCGCGCGCACCCGCTCATATCATAGCGCCGTCCACTCTTTATGACAATTCAGAGCCTGGCAGCTCTTTGAAGCGCGAGAGGCGGAAGACAAGAGAAAATCGTCGAGGTGTGATTGTGCGTGTTGCGCGGTGCAGTGGTTGGTGAACAGGTGGTGCTGGGTGCATGTTGATAGGTAGCGAGTGGTCCGGTCTTGTGTTCCGTCCACGCCTGTCCCGCACCTGTGGTGGATGGCCGGCGACCCCAGCCAACAGCGGCAGTAGCCCAGGTGATAAGGAAGCACCCTGCCGCTTATCAGCCAATACCTGTCCGAAACGGGTAGGCGGTGAGGTTAGCCAAGACCAAGCATGGTCGTTGCCCGTAGCATGGAACCGATCACCCCTTGAAGTCGTCGAGCTTCCCCTGAATGAATGTCAACAAAGCACACACCTTTGACTTACGCAGCTAAGGCGGCACCGCATCCTCGACCGCttttaaattcctttaactCTAGTCAAGTCGGTGCGAGTCATCTTCCAGCATGTGGGTAGTTTTCGTTTCTTACCAAGGATACACACTGCTGCTGGCAGGTTAGGAATCTCCACGCCTGAAGTTTGTTATCGTTGCACTTCGCTTGACAAACGTTGACCGAAATTTACTGCGCGGTGCAAGGTGTTGCGTGAGACGGACAAAAAGTgcttgaaaaaaaaaaaccgtcTGTCGTCGATGAGGCTCAAGCTGTCATCACCCTTGCCACAGCAGACTGCCGTGACACAAGGCACTTGCTGCATGCGGCCCGAGCCTGACCGTTGCAGATCAGTGCCTCCCTAGGCCCACAACTACGAGATTATCAGACTGTGCAGTCCAAAAGATTTTGAACACACACCTTGGATCCGACATCCGTAACATCCAGCCCGTACCGTTAGAAACGGAAAAGATACCACAAAGTCTTGAAGTGTAAAAAGCCGATATGGTCGTGACAATGCGTTTGTTCgatattcctattatacaGTCTGGGCTCCTAACAGCCCGGTTGCCAACACCTACTACATCTTACAGGATGCAACGACCAGCATACGCATGGCTCATCTATACAGCAATGACGTTGTCTTTGACGGTAGCCTCGTACCTAAAACAAACTCTGTTAGCTCTCGAACCGTATCTAGTTGTGCGGGGGAAAAAAATCAAGAGAGCACCAACCTCTTTCCGCGGAAGGCCCACACACCCCAGTTACCGGCACTGACGTCCTGAGGGTCAAGATCATTCAGATCCCACCGGAGACTGCGGAAGATGTTCTCGCCAGGCTCCATGAGAATGTCGAATTcacccttggccttcttgttgACCCACTCGACATCACGCTCCATGTCAGCCTGCGTGTAGCCCGTAGCAATGATAGGAGCTTTGGTCTCGAGAAGCATAGGCAGCGTTTCCTCCCATTCGTGGGAGCTTGCCGGGTGGCCCAAACCAGggtggaagaggacgaagcAGTCGAAGTAAGGATCGTGAGGAGCGAAATAACCCGTCTTGTGGATAGTATGGTAATAATCCACAATGGTGCTGATCTTCATGGTAGGCCATACGCGATCCTCCACAACCGCACCGTAAGGATTCTCGGGAGTACGAGGCGGGAGGGGAAATTCGTCATCGCGGTTCATCATGCTCTCGGGTCCGATGAAAATCAGATGGAGTCTCGACAGGGGGAAGAGATGGGCCAACTGCACCCAAGCATCTCTAGGCAGCGACGACTCAGCGCGAGCACCGAGAATAAAGACACGCACGGGGGGCGCCTCAGGCCGAAGACCCTTGATAGACTCGTTGCCTCCAGTTTTGGGAGGATGCAGGGTATAGCGAAGTGCCGTCAAACTCTTTAAGCCCTCGACCGTGAGGCGATTCCGGATGTGGTACGGGCTCAACTCGTGAAGAACGCTGCCGATCGTGAGAGGATAGGTCAACAACCTAGTCGCCTGTCTCATGCACCGGTCATCGTTGACAGCTTCGAACTGACGGGTATACATGAACGTGTCCCAGTTGGTCATGTTGACCATGGCATCATCCATTTGCGGACCGGCGTAGTTGAACTCGTAGAAGTGGCGGCCTGAATGGAGGTCATGGTCATCTTCATTGATCTGCCGCAGAGTGTCGCATATCTCGAGATGTTTCTCATAGTCGTCCATCCAATGCTGCTCGCTGCAATATACCGGGATGCCACAGTCAGGGCACTCGAAATCGACGTGCTTCGGCGGCTGGGAGCCAGACTCGGTATCGACTTGGCGGTTGGTCTCGGAGAACTGCCCTGGGCGGTGGCTATGGTGGGGGCAGCTGGCGTGCTGTCTTATGAAGGCCGCGCGCTGGCGGATCTTGGGGATGGGCGAGTTGGTGAAGGAGTGGAAGAGGTTGTCCTGCTCGAGAATCGGCTTCGAGGGGATACCACTACCGGCCAGATCCTCGTTGGTGGCAAACGATGTCGAGCTGCTGGCCTTGGTTCTGGACTGGGCAGCAACGGAAGGAAGCTTGCTTGTGATCGAAGCCTGGATCGGACGCGAAATGGTTCTGGTGATGCCGCCGACTTGCgtcgaagacgaggaagagctcTGTGCCCCTCGGATGGAGCTGACGGAGCGTTGCTGGGCTGACTGCAAAAACGCAGCACTTTGCCTGCTCTGTCTAGCTGTGAAAGTCGAGCATTGCGAGCAAAGCTTGGACAAGGCCGGACGCACGGCGCGGTCTGCTGGGAGGGCCATTGGGAGTTCAAGAGGTCGGATGATGTTCGATCGGGAATCTGGATCGCCGGGACTCGATGCGACTTTCCAATTGACTTTTTGGCAGCAGCTCCCAGCAATCCGGGGTCCTCTCCCACCGACCCGActcgctacctacctctactgtgcCTAAGTGCCTAGGCGGGTCCCGTCCATCGAATGACCCACTTTGTTCTTGCTTCACCAGCCACAATTGTGCCTAGGTAAGCTCCGTCTGACGTTACGTATGCGGGTCAGAGAGCTACGAGCAAGCCACAGTCGCGAGGCGGGAAGATGAGTGGGCGGCGTCTACGACCTACCGTGGACCGAGTCCGACGTACCGCTGCAACCTGAGTGACTGGACTGCACCAATTGGCCAGAAATACCATCGACGGCAACCGACTCCATCTACCTCGCCAGAGTGCCAGAACACTGGACCGtgtttcatttttttttgccGTGTTACAATCATCTACTCGATATTCAACTCTAGATTTTCGACAATCTGGCTGACTTTCGCGCATTGGTCTTCTCAACATAACGACGGCAGCATTGACAGAGCACAACCGAGTCCTACCCACTTGCAAAAACAACCTCGAGAAAGCAGAGCCGCGCCGGCTGTCTGCGCCCAGTTGCAGCCATGGCGACTACGTCGAACATGTTCCTGTATTCCTTGACCATCCAGCCACCCACCGCTGTCACGCAGGCTCTGCTTGGTCAGTTCTCGGGAACCAAGGAACAGCAGATTCTTACGGCGTCTGGATCGCGTCTAACCCTCCTTCAGCCTGATCCCCGTCAGGGCAAGGTCAACACCCTGTTGTCTCATGACATCTTCGGCATCGTACGCGCCATCGCGTCGTTCCGTCTGGCCGGCAGCCACAAGGGTGAGTAACCTCCCCGCCACCTCCTGTGTTGGGCAATATAGTGATTCTGGATCCGTTCCCCAGGTGCTTCTGGGTAGAGGGGCCACACGTATGGTCACGCACCATGCACCCAGGCCTACGAGTCTTCTGGGGACTTGAGAGACTCATTCAAATCGGTAGCGGGATTGTGCTAAAACCCTGTGCCACCCAGACTACATTATCCTCGCCACTGATTCGGGCCGCATTACGATTATCGAGTATCTCCCCAAGACGAACAAGTTTCAGCGCATCCACCTCGAGACTTTCGGCAAATCGGGCGTCCGCCGAGTCATCCCCGGCCAGTACTTAGCCGCAGATCCAAAGGGAAGAGCATGCCTCATTTCGGCACTCGAAAAGAACAAGCTGGTCTATGTTCTCAACCGAAACTCACAGGCCGAGCTTACCATCTCGTCACCACTGGAAGCCCACAAGCCAGGCGTGTTGGTGCTGTCTCTTGTTGCCCTTGACGTTGGTTACGCAAACCCCGTTTTCGCTGCGTTGGAACTGGACTACACGGACGCGGACCAAGATCCTACGGGCCAAGCACGAGAAGAAGTCGAGACACAGCTGGTATATTACGAGCTTGATCTGGGCCTGAACCACGTTGTACGCAAGTGGTCAGATACTGTCGATCGCACTTCTTCACTTCTCTTCCAAGTACCCGGCGGCAATGACGGTCCCAGCGGTGTCTTGGTGTGCGGCGAGGAAAATGTCACCTATCGGCACTCGAATCAAGAGGCTTTCCGCGTCCCCATCCCTAGACGCAGCGGTGCCACCGAAGATCCTCAGAGGAAGCGGGTTATCGTCTCTGGCGTTATGCACAAGCTCAAGGGAAGCGCGGgcgcctttttcttccttcttcagaCGGACGATGGAGATCTCTTCAAAGTCACCATTGACATGATCGAAGATAGTGACGGCAACCCCACCGGAGAGGTCAAGCGCCTCAAGATCAAGTACTTCGACACGATACCAGTAGCCACTAGTCTTTGCATCCTGAAGAGCGGCTTCCTGTTCGCCGCTAGCGAGTTTGGAAACCATCACTTTTACCAATTTGAAAAGCTCggagacgatgacgaggagctCGAGTTCAGCAGCGACGACTTCCCGACAGACCCTACCGCCTCATATAACCCGGTGTACTTCCACCCCAGGCCACTTGAAAATCTGGTCCTGGTTGAGAGCATTGATTCGATGAACCCTCAGGTCGACTGCAAGGTTGCGAATCTGACGGGAGAGGACGCGCCCCAGATCTACTCTGTCTGTGGAAATGGGGCGCGGAGTACTTTCCGCATGTTGAAGCACGGACTCGAAGTGTCTGAAATTGTCGCTTCGGAGCTTCCGGGTACACCTTCTGCTGTATGGACGACTAAGTTGACCAAGTACGATCAGTACGATGCTTATATTGTGCTGTCATTCACAAATGGAACATTGGTTCTCAGCATTGGTGAGACGGTAGAAGAGGTCAGCGATAGTGGTTTCTTGACTACGGCGCCCACCCTAGCTGTGCAGCAAATGGGTGAGGATGGCTTGATACAAGTTCACCCCAAGGGCATTCGCCACATCGTCCAAGGTCGTGTCAATGAATGGCCTGCACCTCAGCATCGCTCGATTGTTGCTGCCACGGCAAATGAGAATCAGGTTGTCATCGCCTTGAGCTCTGGCGAAATCGTCTACTTCGAAATGGACTCGGATGGTTCGCTCGCCGAGTATgacgaaaagaaggagatgtCGGGTACCGTCACATCGCTGAGCGTCGGTCAAGTACCGGAGGGCCTGAAGCGAAGCTCTTTCCTAGCTGTAGGATGCGATGATTGCACAGTTCGCATTCTTAGCTTGGACCCTGATTCAACACTCGAGATGAAGTCCATCCAAGCTTTAACAGCCGCGCCCTCGGCTTTATCAATCATGTCGATGGAGGACTCGTTTGGTGGATCCACGCTCTATCTCCACATCGGATTGCATTCGGGCGTTTACCTCCGGACTGTGCTGGATGAAGTGACGGGCGAACTGACAGACACTCGTCAAAAATTCTTGGGTCCCAAGCCTACCAGACTTTTCCAAGTATCAGTTCAGGATCAGCCATGTGTTCTTGCGCTGAGCTCGAGGCCATGGTTAGGCTACACCGACCCACTTACTAAGGGCTTCATGATGACGCCCCTAAGTTACACCGAGCTTGAGTATGGTTGGAACTTCAGTAGCGAACAGTGCTTGGAAGGCATGGTTGGTATTCATGCCAA
Proteins encoded in this region:
- a CDS encoding pre-mRNA-splicing factor rse-1, variant, whose translation is MHKLKGSAGAFFFLLQTDDGDLFKVTIDMIEDSDGNPTGEVKRLKIKYFDTIPVATSLCILKSGFLFAASEFGNHHFYQFEKLGDDDEELEFSSDDFPTDPTASYNPVYFHPRPLENLVLVESIDSMNPQVDCKVANLTGEDAPQIYSVCGNGARSTFRMLKHGLEVSEIVASELPGTPSAVWTTKLTKYDQYDAYIVLSFTNGTLVLSIGETVEEVSDSGFLTTAPTLAVQQMGEDGLIQVHPKGIRHIVQGRVNEWPAPQHRSIVAATANENQVVIALSSGEIVYFEMDSDGSLAEYDEKKEMSGTVTSLSVGQVPEGLKRSSFLAVGCDDCTVRILSLDPDSTLEMKSIQALTAAPSALSIMSMEDSFGGSTLYLHIGLHSGVYLRTVLDEVTGELTDTRQKFLGPKPTRLFQVSVQDQPCVLALSSRPWLGYTDPLTKGFMMTPLSYTELEYGWNFSSEQCLEGMVGIHANYLRIFSIEKLGDNMIQKSIPLTYTPKHLVKHPEQPYFYTIESDNNTLPPELRAKLLEQQSNGDATVLPPEDFGYPRAKGRWASCISIIDPISEEPRVLQRIDLDNNEAAVSAAIVPFASQEGESFLVVGTGKDMVLDPRQFTEGYIHVYRFHEDGRDLEFIHKTRVEEPPLALIPFQGRLLAGVGKTLRIYDLGLKQLLRKAQADVTPTLIVSLQSQGNRIIVGDLQQGITYVVYKAEGNRLIPFADDTLNRWTTCTTMVDYESVAGGDKFGNIYIVRCPERVSQETDEPGSEIHLMHARNYLHGTPNRLSLQVHFYTQDLPTSICKTSLVVGGQDVLLWSGLQGTVGVFIPFVSREDVDFFQNLENHMRAEDPPLAGRDHLIYRGYYTPVKGVIDGDLCERFSLLPNDKKQMIAGELDRSVREIERKISDIRTRSAF
- a CDS encoding mRNA processing protein → MALPADRAVRPALSKLCSQCSTFTARQSRQSAAFLQSAQQRSVSSIRGAQSSSSSSTQVGGITRTISRPIQASITSKLPSVAAQSRTKASSSTSFATNEDLAGSGIPSKPILEQDNLFHSFTNSPIPKIRQRAAFIRQHASCPHHSHRPGQFSETNRQVDTESGSQPPKHVDFECPDCGIPVYCSEQHWMDDYEKHLEICDTLRQINEDDHDLHSGRHFYEFNYAGPQMDDAMVNMTNWDTFMYTRQFEAVNDDRCMRQATRLLTYPLTIGSVLHELSPYHIRNRLTVEGLKSLTALRYTLHPPKTGGNESIKGLRPEAPPVRVFILGARAESSLPRDAWVQLAHLFPLSRLHLIFIGPESMMNRDDEFPLPPRTPENPYGAVVEDRVWPTMKISTIVDYYHTIHKTGYFAPHDPYFDCFVLFHPGLGHPASSHEWEETLPMLLETKAPIIATGYTQADMERDVEWVNKKAKGEFDILMEPGENIFRSLRWDLNDLDPQDVSAGNWGVWAFRGKRYEATVKDNVIAV
- a CDS encoding pre-mRNA-splicing factor rse-1, translating into MATTSNMFLYSLTIQPPTAVTQALLGQFSGTKEQQILTASGSRLTLLQPDPRQGKVNTLLSHDIFGIVRAIASFRLAGSHKDYIILATDSGRITIIEYLPKTNKFQRIHLETFGKSGVRRVIPGQYLAADPKGRACLISALEKNKLVYVLNRNSQAELTISSPLEAHKPGVLVLSLVALDVGYANPVFAALELDYTDADQDPTGQAREEVETQLVYYELDLGLNHVVRKWSDTVDRTSSLLFQVPGGNDGPSGVLVCGEENVTYRHSNQEAFRVPIPRRSGATEDPQRKRVIVSGVMHKLKGSAGAFFFLLQTDDGDLFKVTIDMIEDSDGNPTGEVKRLKIKYFDTIPVATSLCILKSGFLFAASEFGNHHFYQFEKLGDDDEELEFSSDDFPTDPTASYNPVYFHPRPLENLVLVESIDSMNPQVDCKVANLTGEDAPQIYSVCGNGARSTFRMLKHGLEVSEIVASELPGTPSAVWTTKLTKYDQYDAYIVLSFTNGTLVLSIGETVEEVSDSGFLTTAPTLAVQQMGEDGLIQVHPKGIRHIVQGRVNEWPAPQHRSIVAATANENQVVIALSSGEIVYFEMDSDGSLAEYDEKKEMSGTVTSLSVGQVPEGLKRSSFLAVGCDDCTVRILSLDPDSTLEMKSIQALTAAPSALSIMSMEDSFGGSTLYLHIGLHSGVYLRTVLDEVTGELTDTRQKFLGPKPTRLFQVSVQDQPCVLALSSRPWLGYTDPLTKGFMMTPLSYTELEYGWNFSSEQCLEGMVGIHANYLRIFSIEKLGDNMIQKSIPLTYTPKHLVKHPEQPYFYTIESDNNTLPPELRAKLLEQQSNGDATVLPPEDFGYPRAKGRWASCISIIDPISEEPRVLQRIDLDNNEAAVSAAIVPFASQEGESFLVVGTGKDMVLDPRQFTEGYIHVYRFHEDGRDLEFIHKTRVEEPPLALIPFQGRLLAGVGKTLRIYDLGLKQLLRKAQADVTPTLIVSLQSQGNRIIVGDLQQGITYVVYKAEGNRLIPFADDTLNRWTTCTTMVDYESVAGGDKFGNIYIVRCPERVSQETDEPGSEIHLMHARNYLHGTPNRLSLQVHFYTQDLPTSICKTSLVVGGQDVLLWSGLQGTVGVFIPFVSREDVDFFQNLENHMRAEDPPLAGRDHLIYRGYYTPVKGVIDGDLCERFSLLPNDKKQMIAGELDRSVREIERKISDIRTRSAF
- a CDS encoding PXA domain-containing protein encodes the protein MTTASTAAAAAAAPTFSAPSAPSAPSASPAVPVTAQSQGPAPTRLSTPRPKSPRTSSEPSSSTNNLKAGTRSRTKRGSPSPQSNAQRTDPLSDKATVYLIRRILCPQHQDKGKTPPVSIEDVLPPLTSRNDVDLQLYALIAIILREYVQNWYNKITPDDSFVAEIVQLIAHVTRALEQRLRNVDLESLLLDELPDLLDRHVTAYRAAHNPITQSPLQTNAREIYHALCPLPALSPVPCSGSPESVAEQAENEAAFRQLLVHAVLAVLLPTEDLQNNCLVALVGQILSELIIGNILANKLSEPWFIWECFSIASSVITRRRSAEDEPLPRRKSKVPLQARTSSSVQSIQALFWTIVHWILLTISFVRVAITILITSHSLPPRSSRSTTAYEKVAAHHTTRVDLEKHAGSSDVESESFRTPVLAFRCWSAISNLIEMDGRMPWLSGTVAMLQWIMMRSPGRLGGVDGSIDRLLSYAVHKYILDPSGLPPLLRSVRGALFPNNLPGISSLTAPSSEDELLALRRRCAKDLWALISPGFMAKLLGSVYFSGRCGFGGNSGLKTTAASLKTRPTATVNTGSTSAPMMVSEEDAEKRGALAGASRSTTSRGASNVGSATVQPAASQNSSQTPKQDQTQMEQMRSGSGPKKSGLDQGQQAVVPGNASITGGPVPTHQQGSGSSGSLSSLSSVAPAPGFRAGPGSGLGLGFGRRGSAPSATAATITTSSDPRSGSNSSSSSTGNSRSSSKLSLTGGGSTNDAAIRAAASATKTKLAKRVEDQHAHVVEVHFQQELDANADAEAGDIHAASAFAAAGGQAHVDDADDDVDDGNPDEETILTEIEQGILDVFSDAYLNKHLIYSILELILVRLMPELAEKRVSELWEERLV